In a single window of the Candidatus Zixiibacteriota bacterium genome:
- a CDS encoding IS630 family transposase: TLAREIAAWQTQRNEIEAKVDWRFTNEDARIKLKRLYPTLCG; the protein is encoded by the coding sequence AACACTTGCTCGCGAGATTGCCGCCTGGCAAACACAGCGAAATGAAATAGAGGCAAAGGTAGATTGGCGCTTCACCAATGAAGATGCCAGGATTAAACTAAAGAGATTGTATCCTACATTATGTGGTTGA
- a CDS encoding capsule assembly Wzi family protein, translating into MSRQLSLAAFLYFLAVVSVQLFTVCTLAADLSPIPTDSWQNRELDWLLLNPPIDETFQIGSRPYLRDDIARLAAENGLTGNRAIEWKRGKLRAEREERYVLRSGIKPKLSIRTKISPYSIVSFSDSMRPLYRTGLKDEIAIMPAENVTIYLRGRIENKGERDSFFKGTKWKKNLTGYFDYGLLVYRTGGLTLQYGRTFRVWGSGDTDRLLLSDNSPALDQLFAQYSYKRFMFQTFIASLDDLQAAPDSLVERFLAGHRVSFKPRRNLEIGLSETVLHGRQSGPDWIYLNPILPYYWEQYNIRQNDNVYMGADFVWWPFAGTRIHGELLIDDFQIDFKSEPHQVGFDIGFSRLGVLGQERLRLDGQYTKIRKYVYGQVRQQNIFTNNGIVIGSSLGPDADRARCRASYSLSSDITLCLGGSLVRKGEGRATDPQSSAVPKGEAFPSGIVERASTIYLEMSLLGGTVLDLEVEAGLYKVDNLANRPERLESPYIDIQIQYDFQRWFLL; encoded by the coding sequence GTGAGTCGACAATTGTCCCTTGCCGCATTTCTGTATTTTCTTGCGGTTGTTTCTGTCCAGCTCTTTACAGTTTGCACGCTTGCAGCTGATCTTTCTCCCATCCCAACGGATAGCTGGCAAAATCGTGAACTAGACTGGCTGCTGCTCAATCCTCCGATCGACGAGACTTTTCAAATAGGTTCCCGGCCGTATCTGCGTGATGACATTGCCCGGCTCGCTGCAGAGAATGGACTGACAGGAAACCGCGCTATCGAATGGAAGCGTGGCAAACTCCGCGCTGAAAGGGAAGAGCGGTACGTACTCAGATCGGGAATCAAACCCAAGCTCAGTATCCGTACGAAAATATCCCCATACAGCATTGTCAGTTTCTCTGATAGTATGAGGCCACTTTACAGGACCGGGCTGAAGGATGAGATTGCTATCATGCCGGCGGAGAATGTTACGATCTATCTCAGAGGTCGTATCGAGAACAAAGGCGAGCGTGATTCTTTCTTCAAAGGGACTAAATGGAAGAAGAACCTGACAGGATATTTCGATTACGGTCTGCTGGTCTATCGGACGGGCGGGCTGACGCTTCAATATGGCAGAACATTTCGTGTTTGGGGATCGGGAGACACCGATCGACTACTGCTATCCGACAACTCGCCAGCCCTTGATCAGCTCTTCGCCCAATATAGCTACAAACGCTTCATGTTCCAGACTTTCATCGCAAGCCTCGATGATCTTCAGGCTGCGCCAGATAGCTTAGTGGAGAGATTTCTCGCCGGACACAGAGTTTCTTTCAAGCCGAGGCGGAATCTCGAGATCGGACTGTCTGAGACAGTCCTTCACGGGCGGCAGTCCGGCCCCGATTGGATATATCTCAATCCCATCTTGCCATACTACTGGGAGCAATACAACATTAGGCAGAACGACAACGTCTATATGGGAGCCGACTTTGTCTGGTGGCCATTTGCGGGAACACGCATTCACGGCGAACTGCTCATCGATGATTTCCAGATTGATTTCAAGAGCGAGCCGCACCAGGTAGGGTTCGACATCGGATTTTCGCGTCTCGGAGTGCTCGGTCAGGAACGTCTCAGGCTGGACGGCCAGTATACGAAGATACGAAAATACGTTTATGGTCAGGTGCGTCAGCAGAACATCTTCACCAACAATGGAATCGTGATTGGGTCATCGCTCGGCCCCGACGCTGATCGCGCCCGTTGCAGAGCATCATACTCGCTGTCGAGCGATATTACTCTGTGCCTTGGTGGTTCACTCGTACGGAAGGGTGAGGGAAGGGCGACAGATCCGCAATCAAGTGCCGTACCGAAAGGCGAGGCCTTCCCCTCTGGAATTGTAGAGCGAGCTTCGACGATATATCTGGAGATGTCCCTGCTGGGCGGGACTGTCCTGGATCTGGAAGTGGAAGCTGGATTGTATAAAGTCGACAATCTCGCAAATAGACCTGAAAGGCTCGAATCTCCATATATAGACATACAGATCCAATATGATTTCCAGAGGTGGTTTCTTCTTTAG
- a CDS encoding potassium channel protein — protein sequence MIDQTAGPEVRLKFVASFMVVIILSGVAGYVLIEDASFLDALYMTVITLTTVGFREAVNLHESGKIFTIILLLTGVGTLFYAAGLVVQMFLEGQIGSLIEKRRMDRRITKMKDHYVVAGYGRVGQAVCKELRKRGKHLVVIENNPDLEEILKQNEKHYIPEDATQDEVLVRASISSANALISTIAEEAHNVYLTLSARQMNPDLFIIARADTAECQKKLYRAGASRVICPHELGGLRMAMATIRPNLVDFMQIGTSSTDLGLSIEEVKVKAGSRLVGVPLKDSGIRSELDLMVVGIKKEGLDMIINPAAGEIIGMGDILIVIGEDENLSKFDEYVST from the coding sequence GTGATAGATCAGACAGCCGGGCCAGAAGTAAGGCTGAAATTCGTCGCAAGCTTCATGGTTGTAATCATACTTAGCGGAGTCGCAGGCTACGTGCTGATCGAGGATGCGTCATTTCTCGATGCACTCTATATGACCGTGATCACGCTGACGACTGTCGGGTTCCGCGAAGCTGTCAATCTGCACGAATCGGGAAAGATATTCACGATTATCCTGCTACTCACCGGCGTTGGCACTCTGTTTTATGCTGCCGGTCTTGTTGTACAGATGTTTCTTGAGGGGCAAATTGGAAGTCTTATTGAAAAGCGAAGGATGGATCGAAGGATTACTAAAATGAAAGATCATTATGTTGTAGCTGGATATGGCCGCGTTGGGCAGGCCGTGTGCAAAGAACTCAGAAAGCGCGGCAAGCATCTTGTCGTGATTGAAAATAACCCTGATCTTGAGGAAATACTCAAACAGAACGAGAAGCACTACATTCCGGAGGATGCAACGCAGGATGAAGTACTTGTCAGAGCGAGTATCAGCTCAGCCAATGCGCTCATCTCGACCATAGCTGAAGAAGCTCACAATGTTTATCTGACTCTCTCTGCACGCCAGATGAATCCGGACCTTTTTATTATCGCAAGAGCCGACACTGCGGAGTGTCAGAAGAAGCTCTATCGAGCCGGCGCGAGCCGCGTGATCTGTCCCCACGAACTCGGCGGCCTCAGAATGGCTATGGCGACTATTCGGCCTAACTTGGTAGATTTCATGCAGATCGGAACCTCAAGCACTGACCTGGGGCTCTCCATTGAAGAGGTTAAGGTGAAGGCTGGTTCGAGATTGGTGGGGGTGCCTCTCAAGGATTCAGGTATCAGGAGCGAGCTCGACCTGATGGTGGTTGGCATCAAGAAGGAGGGCCTCGATATGATAATCAACCCTGCAGCAGGTGAGATAATAGGCATGGGTGACATATTGATCGTCATTGGTGAAGACGAAAACCTCTCCAAATTCGATGAGTATGTCAGCACGTAA
- a CDS encoding alpha/beta fold hydrolase: MITRDINGVDTFIKIDGSGEPIVFVHGLGLDSSIWDDQIGCFSKSHETLVYDLRGHGKTDAPETGYSYQQYSDDLGAVIDECLRPPVHIVGLSIGGAIAFHYARQNAHNVRSLTLVGTHICGYTAFEGWPNVYKIAKTNGLDAARDTWKDFRLFESVKQDEYRWQKLCRMIDGFSCAPWTDPNPRYKDDDDFAQASDMSSPTLIVSGTGDADFRPISEHLALNLPDKRFESINCGHLVNFEEPDEFNEALGAFLREI, translated from the coding sequence ATGATCACGCGCGATATCAATGGAGTGGACACATTCATCAAGATAGACGGTTCCGGAGAGCCGATTGTGTTCGTTCATGGTCTCGGGCTCGATAGTTCGATCTGGGACGATCAGATTGGATGCTTCTCGAAATCACATGAGACGCTTGTCTATGACCTCAGAGGGCACGGCAAGACGGATGCTCCCGAGACCGGCTACTCGTACCAGCAATATTCGGATGATCTTGGCGCAGTAATTGACGAGTGCCTTCGCCCTCCAGTGCATATTGTCGGCCTGTCGATAGGCGGTGCGATTGCATTCCACTATGCGCGGCAGAATGCACATAATGTCAGATCTCTCACGCTGGTAGGGACCCATATCTGTGGCTATACAGCTTTCGAGGGCTGGCCGAATGTGTACAAGATCGCCAAGACCAATGGCCTCGATGCCGCGAGAGATACATGGAAGGATTTCCGACTGTTCGAATCAGTCAAGCAGGACGAGTATCGCTGGCAGAAATTGTGCAGAATGATCGATGGCTTCTCATGCGCGCCATGGACCGATCCGAACCCGCGTTACAAGGACGACGATGACTTTGCGCAAGCGAGTGACATGTCCTCGCCGACGCTGATTGTATCGGGAACTGGCGACGCAGACTTCCGACCGATATCGGAGCATCTCGCACTCAATCTTCCCGACAAGAGATTTGAATCAATAAACTGCGGGCATCTTGTCAATTTCGAAGAGCCGGATGAGTTTAACGAGGCGCTTGGCGCCTTTCTGAGAGAAATATAG
- the alr gene encoding alanine racemase, with protein MTRILIGRTMSFKFEQLTKTSRVEISRSALLHNVRTIRSIIGDGVDIAPVVKACAYGHGYNQVVDILKGEKVRFFAVHSIDEAETLTKSYPNLPILILGYVPGEYLEHAVRKDWRLTVFNVETIQKLAQITASLNRRAFVHLKLETGTNRQGIIESDLPAFIELTRSSPQVVLEGAAMHFANIEDTTDHSFAKMQLERFNRMMELFERAKVNVLIRHAASSAASLLFEKTHFNMIRFGISMYGLWPSKETYLSYMLAHGEDSLLKPVLSWKSIIGQIKEVPSGDYVGYGCTYRTTTDSRIAVIPLGYFDGYDRKMSNLAHVLIRGRRAPVRGRICMDMFMVDVTAIPNASLEDEVVLIGEQGDEKITVEQLAGWAGTINYEIVSRINPLQPRVIVD; from the coding sequence ATGACAAGAATCTTAATTGGCAGAACCATGAGTTTCAAGTTCGAACAGCTTACAAAGACCTCGCGAGTCGAAATCTCACGTTCGGCTCTGCTGCACAATGTTCGGACCATCCGGAGCATCATTGGCGACGGTGTCGATATCGCTCCCGTCGTCAAGGCGTGCGCCTATGGACATGGTTATAATCAGGTGGTTGATATACTTAAGGGCGAGAAAGTGAGATTCTTCGCTGTTCATTCGATCGATGAAGCTGAGACTCTCACAAAATCATATCCGAATCTTCCCATTCTGATTCTCGGATATGTCCCTGGTGAATATCTCGAACATGCCGTCCGCAAGGACTGGCGGCTGACAGTCTTTAATGTTGAGACAATTCAAAAACTTGCCCAGATAACCGCCAGTCTCAACCGGAGAGCCTTCGTGCATCTTAAGCTGGAAACCGGCACTAACCGCCAGGGCATCATCGAAAGCGATCTGCCGGCGTTTATCGAGCTGACTCGCAGCAGTCCACAGGTGGTGCTCGAAGGTGCAGCCATGCATTTCGCCAACATTGAGGATACGACTGATCACAGCTTCGCGAAGATGCAGCTCGAACGGTTCAACCGCATGATGGAGTTGTTTGAGCGAGCGAAGGTCAACGTACTGATCAGGCACGCCGCGTCATCTGCAGCTTCGCTGTTGTTCGAAAAAACTCACTTCAACATGATCCGTTTCGGGATTTCGATGTACGGCCTGTGGCCATCGAAGGAAACATATCTTTCATATATGCTTGCCCACGGCGAGGATTCTCTGTTGAAGCCGGTGCTTTCATGGAAATCGATAATCGGTCAGATCAAGGAAGTCCCGTCAGGTGATTATGTTGGCTATGGTTGCACCTATCGTACGACTACAGATTCAAGGATCGCGGTCATTCCTCTCGGCTATTTCGACGGATATGATCGCAAGATGTCGAATCTCGCCCATGTGCTCATTCGCGGCAGGCGTGCGCCTGTGCGGGGTCGCATTTGTATGGACATGTTTATGGTCGATGTCACAGCAATTCCGAATGCGAGCCTCGAAGATGAGGTTGTGCTGATAGGTGAGCAGGGGGATGAGAAGATCACGGTGGAGCAGCTTGCAGGCTGGGCAGGAACGATCAATTATGAGATTGTATCGAGAATTAATCCTCTGCAGCCGAGGGTGATTGTCGATTAG
- a CDS encoding von Willebrand factor type A domain-containing protein: protein MRKQSMRLSIGAAVLIATLFILIIGSISTEAIICGVIKGTVTDKKTGEPLPSVAVQIVGTTMGKITDPEGKYVIHTVEPGQYSLSFRLVGYHTIQSDTVKVVAGDTTEVSVEMSRTTMETEVVQTCKGVRDVMEQTEPRSSVVISQEQVKAMPVQDVDGIVAATVGVVKRYSSLAGLGPTDAAMSSPMAHGGTTPPNAEPYDAMFFKHYGVNPFIPTEDDRLSTFAVDIDDASYIMARTYLQRGNIPPEEAVRVEEFVNHFDYDYAAPESEYFKIYIDGSPSPFGKGYNLLRIGLKGRVIPPDDRRAAVLTFVVDVSGSMNREDRLGTVRKALRMLVDELREDDLVGIVVYGSHAWTVLEHTSVKNRDKIISGIESLVPEGSTNAEEGLVLGYNLAEKHFKKGAINRVILCSDGVANVGRTGADSLLKRIENQVKKGITLSSIGFGLGNYNDVLLEKLGNKGNGYYAYVDNLQDAKKIFVDNLTGSLEVIARDVKIQVEFDPDKVDRYRLLGFENRDVKDEDFRDDTVDGGEIGSGHSCTALYEIKLKEGVSDTIGSFTMRFKNADGSEVTELSRQITVGDINESFHDCSARYRLSAVAAEFAEIMRGSYWAKESTYSLVREMAWSISQEMQDDADVIEFVDLVSKAATIKSKKGK, encoded by the coding sequence ATGAGAAAGCAGAGTATGAGACTCAGTATTGGCGCAGCGGTTCTTATCGCCACCCTTTTCATTCTTATTATCGGCTCGATAAGCACTGAAGCCATCATTTGCGGCGTAATTAAGGGGACCGTAACCGACAAAAAGACCGGCGAGCCGCTTCCCTCGGTGGCTGTGCAAATCGTCGGTACGACAATGGGTAAAATCACTGACCCGGAAGGCAAATATGTGATTCACACGGTAGAGCCGGGTCAATACTCGCTCTCGTTCAGATTGGTCGGCTACCATACTATCCAGTCTGATACAGTAAAAGTAGTCGCCGGGGATACGACTGAAGTCTCTGTTGAGATGTCGCGCACAACGATGGAGACAGAAGTAGTTCAGACCTGTAAAGGCGTCAGAGACGTGATGGAACAAACAGAGCCGCGATCCAGTGTAGTCATTTCTCAAGAACAAGTGAAGGCTATGCCGGTACAGGACGTCGATGGCATTGTTGCAGCAACCGTGGGAGTCGTGAAGCGTTACAGTTCATTGGCCGGTCTCGGCCCGACCGATGCCGCAATGTCGTCTCCAATGGCGCACGGTGGCACAACACCACCAAACGCAGAGCCGTATGATGCAATGTTCTTCAAGCACTACGGCGTCAATCCGTTCATACCGACCGAGGACGACCGGTTGTCAACATTTGCAGTAGACATTGATGATGCTTCATATATCATGGCAAGGACTTATTTGCAGCGGGGAAACATTCCGCCTGAAGAAGCGGTCAGAGTCGAGGAATTCGTCAATCATTTTGACTACGATTATGCCGCGCCTGAGAGCGAGTATTTCAAAATCTATATCGACGGTTCACCATCACCATTCGGCAAAGGCTATAACCTGCTCAGGATCGGCTTGAAAGGGCGCGTGATTCCGCCGGATGACAGAAGAGCTGCCGTTCTCACATTCGTTGTCGATGTCTCCGGCTCGATGAATCGCGAGGATCGCCTCGGGACTGTCCGCAAGGCGCTCCGCATGCTTGTTGATGAGCTGCGCGAGGATGATCTCGTTGGGATAGTCGTCTACGGGTCGCATGCGTGGACAGTGCTGGAGCACACATCAGTCAAGAACAGAGACAAGATCATCAGTGGCATCGAAAGTCTGGTTCCTGAAGGCTCAACAAACGCAGAAGAGGGTCTCGTTCTTGGCTACAATCTTGCCGAGAAGCACTTCAAAAAAGGCGCCATCAACAGGGTGATTCTCTGCTCTGATGGGGTTGCCAATGTTGGCCGTACCGGCGCTGACAGCCTTCTCAAACGGATCGAAAATCAAGTAAAGAAGGGTATCACGCTTTCATCTATCGGATTCGGTCTCGGCAACTACAATGATGTACTCCTCGAAAAGCTCGGCAACAAGGGCAACGGCTACTATGCCTATGTCGACAATCTTCAGGACGCTAAGAAGATCTTCGTGGATAACCTCACCGGATCTCTTGAAGTAATCGCTCGCGACGTCAAGATTCAGGTTGAGTTCGACCCGGACAAAGTCGATCGTTATCGCCTGCTCGGATTCGAGAATCGCGATGTCAAAGACGAGGATTTCCGCGATGACACTGTCGACGGTGGAGAGATCGGTTCCGGTCATTCCTGCACAGCACTCTATGAAATCAAGCTGAAAGAGGGCGTGTCCGACACCATCGGAAGCTTCACCATGCGTTTCAAGAATGCTGACGGCAGCGAAGTCACGGAGCTATCGAGGCAGATCACAGTCGGTGACATCAATGAGTCATTTCATGACTGCAGCGCACGATACAGACTGTCAGCGGTGGCGGCGGAGTTCGCAGAAATCATGCGCGGCAGCTACTGGGCGAAAGAGTCAACATACTCACTCGTGCGCGAGATGGCCTGGAGCATATCTCAGGAGATGCAAGACGACGCTGACGTTATTGAATTCGTCGATCTGGTATCGAAAGCGGCAACTATCAAATCGAAAAAGGGGAAGTAG
- a CDS encoding TIGR00730 family Rossman fold protein produces MADHDTRKHWWDECPSYILANRDTELLDRDELRPVRLQLELLKPELVLSEHNIKSTIVVFGGTRIVEKKKAQKRVEAIEKRLKKNPKSELLKRRLATAKNVLSKSHYYDEAREFARIVSKKSQRPIKREYVIVTGGGPGIMEAANRGAHESRAVSIGLNITLPLEQKPNKYITRDLCFRFRYFAIRKMHFLLRAKALIAFPGGYGTMDELFEALTLVQTHKVKHLPIILFGTEYWKKLVDFDFMVAEGTIDPDDIKLFRFCDTAEDAWQKILNFYDREDAANNTAEGL; encoded by the coding sequence ATGGCCGATCACGATACTCGCAAACATTGGTGGGACGAATGCCCATCTTATATACTCGCTAACCGAGACACTGAGCTACTCGACCGCGATGAGCTTCGCCCTGTACGCCTTCAACTGGAGCTGTTGAAGCCGGAATTGGTGCTCTCCGAGCACAATATCAAATCGACAATCGTAGTGTTCGGCGGGACGAGAATTGTCGAGAAGAAGAAGGCTCAGAAAAGAGTTGAAGCTATCGAGAAGAGGTTGAAGAAGAATCCGAAAAGCGAGTTGCTCAAGCGCAGACTTGCGACAGCGAAGAATGTCCTGTCCAAGTCGCATTACTACGACGAGGCTCGCGAATTCGCCAGAATCGTCTCCAAGAAGTCTCAAAGGCCGATAAAGCGCGAGTACGTTATCGTCACAGGCGGTGGACCAGGTATCATGGAAGCTGCCAATCGAGGGGCGCATGAATCGCGAGCTGTCAGCATAGGCCTAAATATCACCCTTCCTCTGGAGCAGAAACCGAATAAGTATATCACAAGAGATCTCTGTTTCAGGTTCAGATACTTCGCCATCCGCAAGATGCATTTCCTCCTCCGAGCCAAGGCGCTGATTGCGTTCCCCGGAGGCTACGGTACGATGGACGAACTTTTTGAGGCGCTTACTCTTGTTCAGACTCACAAAGTTAAACATTTACCGATTATTCTCTTCGGCACCGAGTACTGGAAAAAACTCGTCGACTTTGATTTCATGGTAGCTGAAGGGACAATCGATCCGGACGATATCAAGCTGTTCAGATTCTGCGATACCGCCGAAGATGCCTGGCAGAAGATTCTCAACTTCTACGACAGGGAAGACGCAGCCAACAACACCGCAGAGGGTCTGTAG
- a CDS encoding capsule assembly Wzi family protein: protein MRNKICLILSLFLMSSVGLSQTLPVDSDFRSFHNSFIRRLVNQGAYRLLIENSRPYAIGDLEDSLIDIERLSALDLRLSDYVAEAIQSYTRHGDRVSLRLDLNSQGDYREGSAAMSSESFSGHLFWRPNPRFAVVSSFAFDERLADDPTYTGKVWSGFAGRVDYAYMQFDLPYFRVYFGRDKTVWGPGRRGNLLLSGNSNAMDMVKLSGGWGPFHYTTITAVLDPDEITVSYPDTSVSMRINRYLSAHRLEIKPMNMLTLGFSESVIYGGVGRQIEFYYTNPLTWYHGEQLNKNNDDNTFLSFDFSFYPRKGVNLYGEFMVDDFQIEKKSKGDDEPNELGYIGGIYITDPIKNSNLDLSFEYTRINNWTYNQGSAWNRYVYDGKIIGHFLGPDRESIYLSLKRWFLWGGWVQLSYERQNIGVGNVFADWTDPWLFSTGQYEEKFPTGIVEKRDIYGVSVNIFRFQSIQIDLDNFLVGVRNRGNEPHTLETNYEGRLTVSGTFPLL from the coding sequence ATGCGAAACAAGATATGTCTGATTCTTAGTCTGTTCTTGATGAGTTCAGTCGGACTGAGTCAAACTCTGCCCGTCGACAGCGACTTCAGATCGTTCCACAATAGCTTCATCAGGAGACTGGTGAATCAGGGAGCCTACCGCCTGCTGATTGAGAATAGTCGACCCTATGCTATTGGCGATCTCGAGGATTCACTGATCGACATTGAGCGCCTGTCTGCCCTGGATCTGCGTCTCTCGGACTATGTTGCTGAGGCAATCCAATCCTATACAAGACATGGTGACCGCGTTTCCCTGAGGCTCGATCTAAACTCTCAGGGTGATTACCGGGAAGGCTCGGCCGCAATGAGTTCTGAGTCGTTTTCAGGGCATCTGTTCTGGCGACCTAATCCGAGATTTGCAGTCGTATCGAGTTTCGCTTTCGATGAGAGACTTGCCGATGACCCGACCTACACCGGCAAGGTATGGAGCGGGTTTGCTGGGCGGGTCGACTATGCGTATATGCAGTTCGATCTGCCGTACTTCCGTGTGTATTTCGGCAGAGACAAGACAGTATGGGGACCCGGCAGGCGTGGCAACCTTCTTCTCTCGGGAAATTCAAATGCGATGGATATGGTGAAGTTGTCGGGAGGATGGGGACCGTTTCATTATACGACGATCACTGCGGTGCTCGATCCCGATGAGATCACCGTTTCTTATCCGGATACATCGGTGTCGATGCGCATCAATCGATATTTGTCAGCGCACCGTTTAGAGATAAAACCGATGAACATGCTGACTCTCGGCTTTTCGGAGAGTGTAATCTACGGCGGCGTCGGCAGGCAGATTGAATTCTACTATACGAATCCGCTGACCTGGTATCACGGTGAACAGTTGAACAAGAACAATGACGATAACACGTTCCTTTCATTCGACTTCTCGTTCTATCCGCGCAAAGGCGTCAATCTGTATGGTGAATTCATGGTTGATGATTTTCAGATCGAGAAAAAATCGAAGGGGGATGATGAACCGAACGAACTCGGCTATATCGGAGGCATCTACATAACCGATCCGATCAAGAATTCGAATCTCGATCTTTCATTCGAATACACGCGCATCAACAACTGGACCTACAATCAAGGAAGTGCGTGGAACAGATATGTGTACGACGGCAAGATTATCGGGCATTTTCTCGGTCCCGACAGGGAGAGCATCTATCTCAGTCTCAAGAGATGGTTCCTTTGGGGCGGTTGGGTGCAGCTCTCCTATGAGCGGCAGAATATCGGTGTGGGGAATGTGTTCGCTGACTGGACAGACCCGTGGCTGTTCAGCACCGGACAATACGAAGAAAAGTTTCCGACAGGGATCGTTGAAAAGCGAGATATATACGGAGTGTCCGTCAATATATTTCGCTTTCAAAGCATCCAAATCGATCTCGACAACTTCCTCGTGGGTGTGAGGAATCGAGGTAATGAGCCCCACACTCTGGAAACGAATTATGAGGGAAGGTTGACAGTCAGCGGGACTTTCCCGTTGCTCTGA
- the hemC gene encoding hydroxymethylbilane synthase, whose translation MKKLTIGTRGSELALWQARFIREKLAALTNIPTDLKIIKTTGDRIDDVSFSKMEGKGFFTKEIEEELLSGGIDLAVHSLKDLQTELTDGLQVGAVCFRVDPRERVLIRPKSYDESQPLGVIPNGTIGTSSVRRQCQIADLMPNLTIKDLRGNVPTRVNKLRDGLYDAIIIADAGLGRIEHDISDLRSILLDVETFVPAPAQGMLGIEIRSDDLDTREIVSKLDEPDLRVQVRLERGLLEKFEGGCQLPLGALSSVRKDAYHLRAVFGIGEDGAWKRLRRTEVKGNDPESMVNEAYLKLTTE comes from the coding sequence ATGAAGAAACTCACAATCGGCACTCGCGGATCTGAACTGGCACTTTGGCAGGCAAGATTCATTCGAGAGAAACTCGCCGCTTTGACCAATATCCCGACTGATCTCAAGATCATCAAGACGACCGGCGACAGGATCGATGACGTCTCATTTTCGAAGATGGAAGGAAAGGGCTTTTTCACGAAGGAGATTGAGGAAGAGCTTCTTTCCGGTGGAATTGATCTCGCCGTGCATTCACTAAAGGATTTACAGACCGAATTGACTGACGGCCTTCAGGTCGGTGCTGTATGTTTCCGTGTCGATCCCCGCGAACGGGTGCTGATTCGACCGAAATCGTACGACGAGAGTCAGCCTCTTGGTGTGATACCGAACGGCACAATCGGAACGTCATCTGTCAGGAGGCAATGCCAGATTGCGGATTTGATGCCGAATCTGACGATAAAGGACTTAAGAGGCAATGTCCCGACTCGCGTAAATAAGCTTCGTGATGGACTATATGACGCTATTATCATAGCTGATGCGGGTCTGGGCAGAATCGAACACGATATTTCCGACTTGCGGAGTATCCTGCTCGATGTGGAGACATTTGTTCCAGCCCCCGCGCAGGGAATGCTCGGCATCGAAATCAGGAGCGATGATCTCGACACTCGAGAGATCGTATCAAAGCTGGATGAACCTGATTTACGAGTTCAAGTTCGCCTGGAAAGGGGGCTTCTCGAGAAGTTCGAAGGTGGTTGCCAGCTTCCTCTTGGAGCACTGTCGTCGGTACGGAAAGATGCGTATCATCTGAGAGCGGTCTTCGGAATTGGGGAAGATGGTGCATGGAAAAGACTGCGGCGAACCGAGGTTAAGGGTAATGATCCTGAGTCCATGGTAAACGAAGCATACTTGAAACTGACCACAGAATAG